The sequence ACAACTCGAACAACTTAGTCAATCGCCGGAACTTCCCACGTTAGTTGTACCTGACTCGATTTTAAACTCTACAATTGTGCCATCTCATAGCCAAACCCAAGAAACAGTAGTTAACTCAATTGATAGTCGGGAAAATAGCCATAGTCCAAAACAATTAAATTTACTAAATCCTTCTTTTCTAGAAAACTGTCAGCAACATTTAGCCTATTACATCGGACCAATGGCTAATTTTATCTTAGAAGATGTATTAGCCAAAAATCCCCAAGCAACGCCGCATCAATTTGTAGAATTATTAGCAAGAGAAATTCCTGATTCCCAAACGGCAATGGAATTTACACGGCAGATTTTTACTTAAATTTATTTTTATTAATCACTTTTATATTAAGTAGCAAATTTCATCAAAAAGATTATTCCCTATTCTGATTAGGATTACTATAACTTTTAAGTCTATTCATTGCCATTTCTAAACTTAATTTCATCCTTTTGAATGCTCTGGCAAGATTACCAATTTCGTCATTAGATACTTGGTCAAAATCAACGTCTATATGTCCGGTGCTAACTTCTTCTGCCACGCGGGTAATACGTTTGAGCGGAAGTATAACTTGTCTATTCAAGAATATATTGACTAAGACAATAACTGCTACAAAAACAAGAGATACAATACCAATAATTACTACAAATGATTTATTCGCTTTTTGAATAACTCTATCAGCTGGTACTGAAATCACTTGAGCGCCGATTATTTCATTGAGTTTCCACCCAAATCCATGAGCAGTACCGTAACGCTCAATCATGCTTGGAGGCGCGACATCAACTGTACTATGACACTGCAAACAACTCTTTTGCGTTACTTTTAAAGGACGAGCAATATAGAAAATATCTCCACTCAGAAGCGAACGAAAACCGCTCATTTCTGTTTTTTTCTGATTCTGGAAACGTTCTATAATCTTGGTTTCAAAATCATCAGCTTTATCTCGAAGATTAGTTGGATTAAGTGTTGCTTCTTTATAAAAAAAGTCTTTATAGTCTCCTTTTTGCCGAAGATTTTCAAATACCTCTCTAGCTGAATAAGCAGGTACGCTTTGAGGTAAAAAACTTATTGCTAATTTCTCTTGCAACTCTGGATTGATTTGAGTACTCGTGTAATTACGAACCGAATTCATCGTTTCCATCAAAATTAAAGCCGTATTCGTAACCTGCCGTTTAGCATTTTGTCTAAGCACAAAAGATAGAGCTAATCCGCTTACGCTAACACCAAGAATCAAGACTATCAGCAGTAAAACTGTAAATTTTTGTTTGAGTTGTAATTTTTTCAACATAATCTTAAGCTTTTTATACTTTTGTAAAAATATTTAATTCCGATACAAGTATGTAGACTGTAGATAATATGAATTGCTACAGAGCTACATTTAAATATTCTTAATCGTGCTTGAATGTATTTTTAATTACCTTAGATTTTCTCCTAGCCAGCAACTATAAGCTTTATCAAAATAATTTTTTGATACTAAGAGTTAATTATTTATCAAATTCTAATATGTCACTAAGTAGTAGGGTATTTTTTTATATTTAAGTAAGATTTATCGGATGTATCTAACTATATCGGGTTTATTAAGGATAATAAATCAAGAAAGGTTAATTTTTTCTTGTTTCGTCTTTATATTTATACAAATCTAGAATTTACGCAAAGATAACTTCATTGTGTCATTATCAGCGACAGCTTAGCGCAGTATCTCTTAAACGGAGATAGTAATCTTACAAAACGCTCTTTATTGCTTCCCTGCATTTTCTTGCTATCACTATTTTGCTTTGCATAAATGCTGACATATTAGGATGACAAAGGTATAAAGTTTGATTGATATTTGATTGATGTTTGATTGATTTACCCGCTCTTGATTAAATATTCAGATCCAAATATAAAAATTATGCAAAAATAAATACCAGTAACTACTAGTTTTTACTAATGGTTTGGCAGCGGGGAAAAAAGTTATTTGGCGATCGCTACATAATTGAAAATATTCTCGGTGAAGGCGGAATGGGTATAACCTATCTTGCTAAAAAACAAAGTGGCGAATTGCGAGTTATCAAAACTCTTCGAGAAGATATTCTTGAACATCCTGCTTGGAAACCATATGAGAATAAAATATTACAAGACTTTCGCGATGAAGCCGTAAGATTAGCTGTATGTCGCCACCCTCATATAGTTGAAATCAAAACAATTTTCGATCAAGAAAATTTGCCTTGTATGGCGATGGAATACATAGAAGGCACAGATTTAGGCAAATATTTACGGCGAATGGGGGTATTATCTGAAGCAGAAGCGCTACTATACATTCACCAAATTGGCGATGCTTTGGAAGTAATTCATCGTCGAGGTTTGCTGCATCGAGATATCAAGCCTGGTAACATTATTATTCGCCAAGGAAAATCGGAAGCGGTATTAATTGACTTTGGTATAGCTAGGGAATTTATTCCCAACGAAGTGCAAAAACATACAGTTTATCGCACTCCCGGTTTTGCACCACCAGAACAATACCAAATTTCAGCACTACGGGGAGAGTTTATTGATGTTTACGCTTTGGCAGCTACTTTGTATACCATTATTACGGGAATTATTCCTCCAGCTGCGGAAGATAGAGGTAAAAACACTTTACTAAAACCACCACAAGATTTAAATCCCCATATCAGCGATAGAACAAATCAAGCAATAATGCGCGGAATGGCGCTAAATTCTAAATATCGTCCGCAATCAGTACAGGAGTGGTTGCAGTTACTCGAAAAACCAACCCATGAAAATAAAATATTAGCAACAGTACCTCCAACGCAAATTGTTACCTCTCCCCGTCCATCCTTACTTCTCTACCGATGGAAATGCGTAAATACCCTTGAAGCAGATACCAGCATGGTTCATGCAGTTACTATCAGTCCCGACGGTAAAATTTTTGCTAGTGGCAGCGATAAAACTATCAAATTATGGGATTTGGAAAGCGGAAAACAGTTGCGTCAGCTAGGAGGTTGGTTTTCTTCACATTCAGGCATAGTTGATAGCCTTGCATTTAGTGGCGATGGAGAAGTTATTGTTAGTGGTAGTTGGGATGAGACAATCAAATTATGGTCTGTAAGTACGGGTAGACAAATTCGGACTTTAAAAGGTCACAATAGCTCTGTAAATACCCTTGCTTTTAGCCCAGACAATCAACTTCTAGCAAGCGGTAGCCTTGATTGTACAATCAAACTCTGGCACATAATAACCGGGCGAGAAGTTGGCAATTTGACAGGACATTCCGCTTCAATTAACGCGGTTGCATGGAGTCCAGACGGACAGTTTTTAGCTAGTGCTAGTGCTGATTGCACGATCAAAATATGGCAAGCTACGGGTAGAGAAATTCACACTTTGTATGGTCATTCTTTATTCGTTAACTCCATCGCCTACAGTCAAGATGGGACAATGTTAGTCAGTGGCAGTTCTGATAATACTATTAAGGTGTGGCAAGCGAGTACGGGTGAAGAAATTCGTACTTTGAAAGGTCACTCTAATGCGGTTTGGACGGTGGCATTAAGTCCAGATAGACAATTTATTGTTAGCGGTAGTTGGGATAAAACAATCAAAATTTGGCTTCTGAGTACGGGTAAAGAAATTTGTACTTTAAAAGGTCACTCTAATTACGTTCGCTCAGTTGACATAAGTCACAACGGACAGACTTTAGTTAGCGGTAGTGATGACTATACTATTAAGATTTGGCAGCAGCATTAGTTTGAGAATAACCAAAAAATTGGTAGTTATTAGTCAAAAATTAGGATTTCTAGACTGTTGGCTTGTTAATTGTAGCTGGTAGCCAATAACTGATAACTATCCGCCGATCACTGTCTCTAGATAGACATCCGATTTGGCAAAAATTGTGAGAATAAATCACGTAAACAGTTAAATCTCACACTTTGCTTTATGAATTTTGGTATTTTCGATATATTTTGGATTTTTCTACTGCTTTCTTCCATACAACCGATTTGGCAAAAGCGTAAAATGGAGTATCGTCGCTTCAATAGTATCGATCAGTTTCAGCAAAAACGTAAAAGTCGGGTAATTCTACTCATTCATCGCCAAGAGTCTATCAGTTTCTTAGGAGTGCCAATTTCACGCTACATTACTATCGAAGATTCGGAAAAAATTCTTCGGGCAATTCGTTTGACTCCACCAGATGTTCCAATTGATTTAATTTTGCATACTCCTGGTGGTTTGGTTTTAGCAACCGAGCAAATAGCTAGAGCTTTAATTCGCCATCAAGCCAAGGTTACCGTTTTTGTACCCCATTATGCGATGAGTGGAGGTACAATGCTGGCTCTTGCAGCCGATGAGATTGTTATGGACGAAAACGCGGTTCTAGGGCCAGTAGATCCCCAACTTGGTAATTATCCAGCTGCAAGTATCATTAAAGTTGTTGAAGATAAACCTATCGGTGAAGTTGACGACCAAACCTTGATTATGGCTGATTTATCGCGCAAAGCCATCAACCAAGTACAGCGCTTCGTCAGGACTTTACTTCAAGATTGCATTCCCAAACAAAAAGTGAAACCGGAAAATATTGAAAACATTGTTAAGGCTTTGACAAGCGGACAAGTAACCCACGATTACCCAGTAACAGTAGAAGAAGCAACGGAAATGGGGCTGCCCATTACTGTTGGACTGCCCCGAACTGTCTACGACCTGATGGAGTTGTACCCGCAACCACAAGGTGGAAGACCTTCGGTGCAGTACATCCCAATGCCTTATGATGACCGTCGTCCCCTGCTTCCGGTTCCCAAAGGTAGACCGATGGAAGAGCCAAACGGTTAAGAAGATAGCTGCGTAGTAGGGAGAGTCGCGAGTCACGAGTTGGTAATTTACTTGCGACTTGCTACTCATTTGCAACTATTTACGATGACCTATGTCCCATTGCCAATACTTCTATGGTGATTCGGTGGGTGTAGGTACTGTTGAGCCACTCCGCGCAATAAATTGACGCGGATTCAGGCATAGCCATCTAACTTTTCACCGCTTTTGTGGTTATCTGGTTAGAGGTTAGCACTTGGGTGGACAACTGCTCAGAGGAACTATGGTAGTTCTTGCGTTCGGACGCGCCTACTTGCCTTGCAGTTTGTTGATATTGCCGAAGCTCGGTGGGGGAAACTTCCCCCACCAGACTTCGCTTCCATGCGTCCACTAAGAGCGGCTCCGCCCTTGGATACTCGCGTAGAGCATCTTGCAATGAAAGCTGATCGCCATACACGTATCTACTCAGAAATGCGGAGAACAAGTCACGATGCATTGTAACCCCGGTAACATCTCGATGAACTCGCTCTGAGAGAGATTTTTTTTATGCGAGTGCCATCAAGGTGGGTTTGTGAGAGTGCTGTTGTCTGAGTAGAAAACTGGAGAAAACAACCGCCAGCATTTTCGGCTTTGCGTTTGATTTCTGATTGAAAAAAGCCAGGAGACTTAGCAGCTATCGCTTTTCCATAACGCTTCTGCCATCCCTTGATACTAACTTTTTCAGTTTTGATTTCGTTGCCATGCCGTAAGATTTCATTTACAAGCCTACGGTTCTGGCACTTAGCATAACTTGCCTTGCGTCGTTCAAGCTCTGCTTTGTGGAGAGCAAGTGTGCGATAATTCTTTGTCCTTTTCCACGGTCTTCTACCTTTTAGAACCTTACCCTTCTTTGTGACGACTCGGTTTCCAACTTTCTTATCAAAGTCAGGCTCAAAATTATCAGGATTGTTGCTCCTCATTGAGCGCTGCATTTTACGCTGTAAGACTTTAATCTCGCGCTCATAGGTAGGAACCTTATCAGCAAAAGGTAGGAGTCCTGCTTGTTCGTCAGCCACAAAGGCTACATTGGAAATGTTAACGTCAAGTCCTACTACGCCTTTAGTTACGTAGTTTTGTGGCTTTTGATATGGTAAACCTTCGTTTACAAGCTGTACAAACCAGCGCTTTTTACCGTTTAAGTTGCGCCAGAGAAGACGGCAGTATTTTATCTTGGAGCGGAGTCCATGAGTTACAACTCGATTGCTCCAATCAATGATTGGCTCTAAAGTAAGTCCACACCATTGTACTTGTTCTTCCTTCCAGCAAAGTCCTTGTTTGTTTGACTTTCCTTCAACTGAGCGAAAGCGAGAGGGGACTTTAAATCGCACCTTACTACTTAGACCCAAGAGTATCTTATGAGCAGCTTGAAATGCTCTAGTAGCAAGTCTTTGTTGCGTGTTGGAATCAACGTTCTTGGCTATCCACTTACTTTGTTTGGCGGTAACAGTTGCAAAGCGATGGAGACTATACTCATTAAATTGAGCGCCATCTCTTGCCTGCTTAAATAGCTCCCGTCGCTCCTTTTTCTTAGTTTTACTGAGTTCTCTTGCTCTTAGGTATGGCGTAGACTTCCTTACTCGCTCAAGTCTTCTTAATGCTTCGTTAAGACAAGCATTGTAGAGTTGACGTGCTGCTTGAAAACGCGCTTCAAGCTTACGTTCTAAGAAGCTGTCAACTACCAAGGGAACTTCTGTGATGAACGAGGACGTTTTTGCTTTCGTCATACCTAGTAACGCTTTTTCTCTCAACCTATAAAAATAGTATCTTGCTATACTATTTTTGTCAACAGGTAGTGGCTATATACAATTCTTTATGAAACCTGTAACTAAGCAATTAGCCAGTAGGGAGTACCGTCATAATAATCACTCAGTTGGGAGTGCAACGGTTCATTTGGTCTGGATACCGAAGCGGCGAAAGCCGGTATTAGTGGGAGAGGTTAAGCAGCGACTCTACCAGATTCTGACTGAAGTTACTGCTGAGAAGGGGTGGTTCATTAAGGCGCTAGAGATTGCACCAGACCACGTACATATGTTGGTAGAACACGACCCAAGTACAGCAATTAACCAAATCGTAAAGGCATTAAAAGGCAGGTCGAGCAGAATTTTACGCAAGGAGTTTCCGCACTTGTTAAAAATCCCCGCTTTGTGGACTCATGCGTACTTTTATGACACTACCGGCAAGGTAAGTAGTGCCGTCATTCAAGACTATATTAACGACCCACATCATTACTAAACTAATGGCGAATAAATTCGCCCGTGTCGAATTTCCGCCCCGATTTAAAAATACGGGGCTACCATTCTCCCGCTACTTTTTCGGTGTCGCTTCCTCTTCGTCATCAGGCGATGGGGTAGGAGTTGGCGAGGGTATAACAGGAGTTGGAGTAACTTCCGGGGTTGCTGTTGGTGATGGTGTCGGGTTTGGTGTATCGGTTGGTGTTGGTATTGGCGTTACTTCTGGTGTCGGTTCTGGTGTCGGGGTTGGCGTTGGTGTTACTTCCGGTATCACAGGAGTTGGGGTAACTTCTGGAGTTGCTGTTGGTGATGGTGTCGGTTCTGGTGTCGGTTCCGATGTCGGGGTTGGCGTTGGTGTTGCTTCTGGTGCTGGTTGCCCTTGGTTATCTGTTGCTTGCTCATTTAGTCTTTGTCGTAAAGCTAAATCGGCGATTCCACTTTGTTCGAGTTCTAACTGCTCCTGATACTTCTTAACTACTTCTTGCGTTCTTGGCCCGTAAAATTGATTGAGAGTTAACTTAGGGTCAGGATTAGCGACCAAATTTAAGTTGTACTTGAGAATTTTAACAATTTCGGCTGCATGATTCTGAGTTTTTGGTCCTGCGATACCATCAACTCCTAATTTGTATCCTCGCTGAAATTCGCTGATTGCTTTTTTTGTTTGAGCATCTGTCAAAGGCGCTTCCGAAACTCTCACGTTGTATCCCAATCCGTACAAAACGGAACGAAATTCTCGTGGAGTATAATTACGCTGACGAGCGGCAAAAACTGTATTTGAAACGGCTACACCACTGACAATTATGCAGGTAGCCACTACACTGATATTCTTATTGCTAAACTCACACCACATGATTAAAACTCCGAGTCATTAAAATCGGCAGTATCTTTAAGCCGTACAGCTGCATTTTAAATTTATTTAAGCTATTTTTATCAGTTTTTCCTTAATTATTAATCATTTTTTTCTTAATCAAATTTTTTTGTAATTATTTGAAATGCATAGCTATAAATAATTTTGTCATCTTCCTATAGATGTATCTTGAAATCTGGTATAAATAGTTTATTTTTTTTGCAATACGTATTATTTAAGTGATGCAAAATACACATAGTCAGATGCATTTTACCTTGTAATAAATATTCTAGAATCATCGATAAAGATTAAATATAATACTTTACGTCAAATACAAAATATGTGGAAGCACTGAATCAAAATGATAAATAGAAAACCTATAAAAAAGAAAAACCTTTGGTTTGAAAGATTAATAGCACTTACGGCCACGATCAATTTAGGATTGGTATTTTTTAACATAACTTACATTGGATGGCGTGATTTTTATTTACGTAGCTTGCCGTTTATTCAAGAAATATATGACCCGATTAAAGGAATTGAACCACATAGGGAAACTGAAAATTATTTGAGAACTATAGAAGAATTAGAATCTCTTGTTGGGGAAACAGAACAATTATCAGCAGAATCGGTAGAAAAGTTAGAAGAATTACGCAACTTGAGCGTAGAGATGATAGAGAATAATCCATTTGCAGCAGTTTCAAAAAGCGGTACTCTGGAGAAAATCAAAAATAGAATGCGCGAACATCTAGATAATGAATCTTCAAAACGTGCTTTTTCCACTTTTTGGACTCAAGAATATTTGTTGCGACAGGGTTTAGATAAAGAGTTAAAATTTTTTAATCAAAAAATTAAACCATTAATAGCCACTAATTATTATCGAAGCATTGGTGAAAATGGGGAATTTATAGATCTATTTTGGATTATTGATTTACCATTCGTAATTTTATTTGTATTCATATTATTGGCACGTAGTTATTATGTAAAACGCCGCCATCCTGGATTTAGCTGGTTAAATGCGATTTTATGGCACTGGTACGATTTATTTTTAGTCCTACCCTTTTGGCGTTGGTTGCGAACCATACCTGTATTATTTCGTTTAGAAAAAGCAGAGTTATTAAATTTACAAAGCCTGCGGCATCAAGCTCAACAAGGAATTGTAGCTAATTTTGCTGAAGAAATAACTCAAATAGTAGTAGTACGAGTCATAAATCAAACTCAAAGTTCAGTCAGAAGAGGAGACTTGACTCGCTGGCTGCAACAAAGTCAAACCTTGAGTCCTTATGTAGATATTAACAATGTCAATGAAATAGAAGCCTTAGGGGGAATTTTTGTACAAACGATTATTCACCAAGTAATGCCAAAAATCCAACCGGAAATAATTGCACTTTTACAACACAATATAGATAGCGCCTTTAACCAATCTCCTATTTATCGAAATTTCCGCAATCTGCCCGGATTTGAGCAAATGCAAACTCAGTTAAGCCAACAATTAGCAACGAGCATTGCGACAAATCTGTATCAAGCATTGGTTTCGGCAGCAGAAGATCCGGTTTCGGCGGAACTCTCAAGCCAATTAGTAAAACGCTTCAGTGAATCTTTGACTACCGAAATTCAAAAAAAGCAAGTACTCTCAGAAATACAAAAGTTATTAATCGACTTCTTGGAAGAAATCAAAATTAATTACGTTCAAAGGCTATCAGAAGAAGATGTGGAGCAAATTCTCGAACAAACAAGAAATTTATATTCAGGAGTGCCTGTTCCCTTATTAGCAGACACGAGAATTAGCCAGAAAGCTTATCCTTATCAAACTAGAAACGAGTAATTGTACATTTTTTGCTGCAAGCATTTTGAAAAAATGCGCTAAACTCAAATTAGGGACGAGCTATTTTACAGCTCGTTGCAAGACTTCTTGGAAGATATTGTTATTGCAGGGAGTGGGTGATTGCCCACTTTTTTTGTTGGAATTGCCACATGACTCATCCTTTAGTTCCCCAAATCGTTGACTTAGCAACACCAGTAGCAGAAGACCTTGAACTAGAGGTCGTTAAAGTGGTTTTTCATACCAATCAAAGCCCGCCAGTATTGCGAGTAGACATCCGCAATCCTCTAACGGATACTAGTTTGAATGATTGCGAGCGTATGAGCCGTAATTTAGAAGCAAGTTTGGATGCAGCTTCAATAATTCCGGATGCCTATGTATTGGAAGTGTCTAGCCCTGGTATTCCCCAGCAATTGCAAACTGACCGGGAATTCATTTCTTTTAAAGGATTCCCGGTTAAAATTTGCACTTCTTCACCCCATCAAGGACACTCCGAATTAAATGGTAAACTGGTTCGCCGAGATGAAAAAAGCGTTTACTTAAATAAAAAGGGTCGCGTAATCGAAATTCCCCGTTCAAAAATTACTTACGTGCAATTAGACGAAGAACGCGATTAAATAGGGAGACTAATTCAAACCAGGACTGCTTCTTACTTTTTGCGGACGTGAAGAAGAGCGGTTTTTTTGCTAAAAGAGCGAAGTAATTAATGGTTAAGACAGATTGTTCTATCAATAATTAACCATTCTTTTTAGCAATCAGCCGTAAATTTTTTGCACACCGCCTATTTATTATCTCTAAATAAGGTATTTTTGCGATTTTTAAGGAGAACGATGTATGTCAATGCTTAAACTACTTGGATTAAAAGAATTGATTGAAAGTATAAGTCGAGAGCGGAATTTACCGCGTCTCGCCGTGCAATCGGCAATTCGAGAAGCACTGCTTAAAGGCTACGAGCGCTATCGTCGCGCTCAAAATTTAGACCGCAAACAATTTGATGAAGATTACTTTGAAAATTTTGAAGTAGAACTTGATATTGATGACGAAGGATTTCGCGTTGTTTCTACTAAAACTATAGTTGAAGAAGTCATAAATTCCGACCATCAGATTGCCCTTGGGGACGTTCAAGAAATCGTAGACGAACTTGGTGATGATGCAGCGCAACTTGTAGGACAAGAAGTAGTTGTAGATGTAACCCCCGATAAAAAAGAATTTGGTCGCATGGCAGCGATGCAAACTAAACAAGTGCTATCGCAAAAACTGCGCGACCAGCAGCGACAATTAATTCAGGAAGAGTTTCAAGATTTAGAAGCAACAGTACTGCAAGCAAGAGTATTGCGGTTTGAAAGACAATCGGTGATTATGGCTGTGACCAGTGGGTTTGGTCAGCCAGAAGTAGAAGCAGAATTACCCAAACGCGAGCAACTGCCCAATGATAATTACCGTATTGGCTCCACTTTTAGAGTGTATCTGAAAAAGGTTTCTCGGGGTCAACAGCGAGGACCGCAATTGCTTGTTTCTAGAGCCGATGCCGGTTTAGTTGTGTATCTGTTTGCCAACGAAGTGCCGGAAATTGAAGACGAAGTAGTACGAATTGTTGCCGTTGCCCGCGAAGCCAATCCTCCTTCTTCTTACGTCGGACCTAGAACAAAAATAGCTGTAGATACTTTAGACCGCGACGTTGACCCAGTTGGTGCTTGTATTGGAGCCAGAGGTTCAAGAATTCAAGTAGTAGTCAACGAATTACGCGGTGAAAAAATAGACGTGATTCGTTGGTCACCAGATCCGGCTACCTATATTGCTAACGCTTTAAGTCCAGCACGGGTAGATGATGTGCGATTAATGGACCCAGAAACGAGACAAACTCATGTACTCGTAGCTGAGGACCAACTCAGTTTAGCAATAGGTAAAGAAGGACAAAACGTTCGTTTAGCTGCTAGACTTACTGGTTGGAAAATAGACATTAAGGATAAAGCGAAGTACGATTTTGAAGCAGAAGATACAAAATTTGCAGCAGCAAGGGCACAACACGCAGCAGAACTTGAAGAACTCGAAGAACTTGAAGAACTCGAAGCCGAAAAATTAGCAGAAGACAAGTTAGATTTAGATAATCAGCCAATTAATTCAGAATTACCAAAAACTTCATTAGATGAAAACGAGGAGGAATTTGAGTCCGAGAATCCAATTATGTATTAGTTGAAATTTTGATGGTGAGAATTGAAACCGAATAGTTAATTAAAATGAAACCAAATTGGAGGCGTTGTATTAGTTGTCGAAAAGTCAGTTTAAAAAGTGAGTTTTGGCGGATTGTCCGCGTCTTTCCTTCAGGAAAGGTACAATTAGATCGGGGTATGGGGCGTTCTGCCTATATTTGTCCGAATTCAACTTGCCTTAGCCTTGCTCAAAAAAAAAATAAACTAGGACGGGCATTACGTGCACCAGTTCCAGAAATGCTGTATAAGACACTGTGGCAGCAATTAACAATCAAGTAACTTTTTACTTGTTCAAATTATATAGGGGGTAATTTTAACAAATATTAAAGCTGAGATTCGCCTATAAATGCGTTCTTCTATGTTGATTAAATTATCTTTTAGTAAAGAAGGTTAGTGCCACGGAGAATTATAAATGAGTATTGACACATGGCTCTTTTGG comes from Rivularia sp. PCC 7116 and encodes:
- a CDS encoding DUF3365 domain-containing protein, which codes for MLKKLQLKQKFTVLLLIVLILGVSVSGLALSFVLRQNAKRQVTNTALILMETMNSVRNYTSTQINPELQEKLAISFLPQSVPAYSAREVFENLRQKGDYKDFFYKEATLNPTNLRDKADDFETKIIERFQNQKKTEMSGFRSLLSGDIFYIARPLKVTQKSCLQCHSTVDVAPPSMIERYGTAHGFGWKLNEIIGAQVISVPADRVIQKANKSFVVIIGIVSLVFVAVIVLVNIFLNRQVILPLKRITRVAEEVSTGHIDVDFDQVSNDEIGNLARAFKRMKLSLEMAMNRLKSYSNPNQNRE
- a CDS encoding serine/threonine-protein kinase, whose amino-acid sequence is MVWQRGKKLFGDRYIIENILGEGGMGITYLAKKQSGELRVIKTLREDILEHPAWKPYENKILQDFRDEAVRLAVCRHPHIVEIKTIFDQENLPCMAMEYIEGTDLGKYLRRMGVLSEAEALLYIHQIGDALEVIHRRGLLHRDIKPGNIIIRQGKSEAVLIDFGIAREFIPNEVQKHTVYRTPGFAPPEQYQISALRGEFIDVYALAATLYTIITGIIPPAAEDRGKNTLLKPPQDLNPHISDRTNQAIMRGMALNSKYRPQSVQEWLQLLEKPTHENKILATVPPTQIVTSPRPSLLLYRWKCVNTLEADTSMVHAVTISPDGKIFASGSDKTIKLWDLESGKQLRQLGGWFSSHSGIVDSLAFSGDGEVIVSGSWDETIKLWSVSTGRQIRTLKGHNSSVNTLAFSPDNQLLASGSLDCTIKLWHIITGREVGNLTGHSASINAVAWSPDGQFLASASADCTIKIWQATGREIHTLYGHSLFVNSIAYSQDGTMLVSGSSDNTIKVWQASTGEEIRTLKGHSNAVWTVALSPDRQFIVSGSWDKTIKIWLLSTGKEICTLKGHSNYVRSVDISHNGQTLVSGSDDYTIKIWQQH
- a CDS encoding ATP-dependent Clp protease proteolytic subunit yields the protein MNFGIFDIFWIFLLLSSIQPIWQKRKMEYRRFNSIDQFQQKRKSRVILLIHRQESISFLGVPISRYITIEDSEKILRAIRLTPPDVPIDLILHTPGGLVLATEQIARALIRHQAKVTVFVPHYAMSGGTMLALAADEIVMDENAVLGPVDPQLGNYPAASIIKVVEDKPIGEVDDQTLIMADLSRKAINQVQRFVRTLLQDCIPKQKVKPENIENIVKALTSGQVTHDYPVTVEEATEMGLPITVGLPRTVYDLMELYPQPQGGRPSVQYIPMPYDDRRPLLPVPKGRPMEEPNG
- a CDS encoding transposase translates to MTKAKTSSFITEVPLVVDSFLERKLEARFQAARQLYNACLNEALRRLERVRKSTPYLRARELSKTKKKERRELFKQARDGAQFNEYSLHRFATVTAKQSKWIAKNVDSNTQQRLATRAFQAAHKILLGLSSKVRFKVPSRFRSVEGKSNKQGLCWKEEQVQWCGLTLEPIIDWSNRVVTHGLRSKIKYCRLLWRNLNGKKRWFVQLVNEGLPYQKPQNYVTKGVVGLDVNISNVAFVADEQAGLLPFADKVPTYEREIKVLQRKMQRSMRSNNPDNFEPDFDKKVGNRVVTKKGKVLKGRRPWKRTKNYRTLALHKAELERRKASYAKCQNRRLVNEILRHGNEIKTEKVSIKGWQKRYGKAIAAKSPGFFQSEIKRKAENAGGCFLQFSTQTTALSQTHLDGTRIKKISLRASSSRCYRGYNAS
- the tnpA gene encoding IS200/IS605 family transposase; translated protein: MKPVTKQLASREYRHNNHSVGSATVHLVWIPKRRKPVLVGEVKQRLYQILTEVTAEKGWFIKALEIAPDHVHMLVEHDPSTAINQIVKALKGRSSRILRKEFPHLLKIPALWTHAYFYDTTGKVSSAVIQDYINDPHHY
- a CDS encoding peptidoglycan-binding protein — encoded protein: MWCEFSNKNISVVATCIIVSGVAVSNTVFAARQRNYTPREFRSVLYGLGYNVRVSEAPLTDAQTKKAISEFQRGYKLGVDGIAGPKTQNHAAEIVKILKYNLNLVANPDPKLTLNQFYGPRTQEVVKKYQEQLELEQSGIADLALRQRLNEQATDNQGQPAPEATPTPTPTSEPTPEPTPSPTATPEVTPTPVIPEVTPTPTPTPEPTPEVTPIPTPTDTPNPTPSPTATPEVTPTPVIPSPTPTPSPDDEEEATPKK
- the rimP gene encoding ribosome maturation factor RimP codes for the protein MTHPLVPQIVDLATPVAEDLELEVVKVVFHTNQSPPVLRVDIRNPLTDTSLNDCERMSRNLEASLDAASIIPDAYVLEVSSPGIPQQLQTDREFISFKGFPVKICTSSPHQGHSELNGKLVRRDEKSVYLNKKGRVIEIPRSKITYVQLDEERD
- the nusA gene encoding transcription termination factor NusA; translation: MSMLKLLGLKELIESISRERNLPRLAVQSAIREALLKGYERYRRAQNLDRKQFDEDYFENFEVELDIDDEGFRVVSTKTIVEEVINSDHQIALGDVQEIVDELGDDAAQLVGQEVVVDVTPDKKEFGRMAAMQTKQVLSQKLRDQQRQLIQEEFQDLEATVLQARVLRFERQSVIMAVTSGFGQPEVEAELPKREQLPNDNYRIGSTFRVYLKKVSRGQQRGPQLLVSRADAGLVVYLFANEVPEIEDEVVRIVAVAREANPPSSYVGPRTKIAVDTLDRDVDPVGACIGARGSRIQVVVNELRGEKIDVIRWSPDPATYIANALSPARVDDVRLMDPETRQTHVLVAEDQLSLAIGKEGQNVRLAARLTGWKIDIKDKAKYDFEAEDTKFAAARAQHAAELEELEELEELEAEKLAEDKLDLDNQPINSELPKTSLDENEEEFESENPIMY
- a CDS encoding YlxR family protein, which encodes MKPNWRRCISCRKVSLKSEFWRIVRVFPSGKVQLDRGMGRSAYICPNSTCLSLAQKKNKLGRALRAPVPEMLYKTLWQQLTIK